CGGTCGGCCTCCTCGGGCTGGCGGCGTCGGCGCTTCTGCCCCGGACCCCGGCACCAGCCGACACCACCGCGCCCAGGCCGTGACCAACCGCTCCTGGCACTCGGCACGTCTAGCCCGGGCGAGCCGCGGAGACACATCCTCACCGCCGCTCCGGTGTTCTCCTGCATCGTCTAGCTGCAACCGGGCCGCAATCGTCGGCCGGCGGCCCGGCTGAGCGGCGTGCGGCGCGTCTCGACCGGCTGTTCGGGGGTACGCGCCACCTTCGCCAGGTAAGGCTATACTCCCGGTATAGCGCTTACCGGGGGTGTCATGGAGACGAGCGGGTACCGGATCGACGGCGCCGGCACGGCGGTGGCCCTGGTCAACGCGGTCACGACGGGCGGTGGGCTCCCGGACGCCGGCCTCGCCGAACTCCTCGCCGCGCACCGCTACCTCGTCGCCCGGCTGTCCACAGCCGAGGCGGAGCGCCTGCGGGACTGGGCGCGGCGGCTGCGTCCCGTGTTCGACGGCGCCGAGGTGGTCGCGCTGCTCAACCGGTTGCTCGGGGAGGTGCCGCTGCAGCCGCACATCTCCGACCACGGGCTGGGCCTGCACCTGCACTACGGCGAGCCGGGCGCGGGCCTCGTCGACCGGGTGCGGGCCAACACGGCGTTCGGGCTGGCGCTGGTCGTCTGCGAGCACGGTGCCGACCGGCTGGGCCGCTGCCAGGCCACCGGCTGCGACCGCGTCTACGCCGATGTGCAGCGGGGACCGCGCCGCCGGTACTGCTCGCGGGTCTGCCAGAACCGCAGCTCCGTCGCGGCCTTCCGGGCGCGGCGCGCCTCCTGAGCCGTGGCTTGCCGGACGCCACGTGCCACCCTCGTCGTGTTCACGGCGACGGCGCTGCTGTTCATGTCGACGTGGTTCTCCGCGACCGCGGTGATCCCGCAGGTGCGCGCGGAGTGGCAACTCTCGGCGGAGGCCGTCGCGTGGCTGACGATCGCGGTGCAGTGGGGCTTCGTCACCGGCGCGCTGCTCTCGGCGGCGTTCACCGTTGCCGACGCGATCGCCCCGACCCGGCTGATCTTCCTGTGTTCGCTGGGGGCAGCCGGCGCCAACCTGCTGCTCCTGGTCACGCAGGGTGTCGGCCTGGGCGTCACCGCCCGGTTCGCCACCGGCTTCTTCATCGCGGGGGTCTACCCGCCCGCGCTCAAGCTGATCTCCACCTGGTACCGGCAGGGCCGGGGCGCGGCGGTGGGCCTTCTCGTGGGCGCGTTGACCGTCAGCCAAGGCGTGCCGCACCTGGTGAACGGCCTCGGGGGGCTGGGCTGGCGGCTCGTCATCGTGACCACGTCGGTCCTCACCGTCGTCGGCGGTGTGATCACCCTGACCGTCGTCGCGGAGGGTCCGTTCCCGTTCCCGGCAGCGGTGTTCGACCCGCGGCAGGTCCGGGCGGTGTTGCGCGACCGCGGAACCCGCCTCGCCATGATCGGCTACCTGTGCCACATGTGGGAGCTGTACGCCGCGTGGGCCTGGTTCCTCGTCTTCTTCACCGCTGCGCTGCACCGGCGCGGCATGGACGACCCGGTGCTGGCCGCCTACGTCACCTTCGCGGTCTTCGCCGTCGGCGGCTTCGCCAACTGGAGCGGCGGGGCGCTGGGCGACCGGATCGGCCGGGAGCGCACCGCGATGGCCATGATGGCCGTGTCTGGCACGTGTGCCGCCACGATCGGGCTGCTGATGACGGCCCCCTTGTGGCTTCTCATCGGGGTGAGCCTTGTGTGGGGCTACAGCGTCGTCGGTGACTCCACGCAGTTCTCCACGCTCGTCACGGAGCTGGCCGACCAGAGCTACGTCGGCACCGCGCTCACCGTGCAGATGGCGCTCGGGTTCCTGCTGACGGGCGCGACGATCTGGCTCGTACCCGCGCTCGAGCAGGCGGTCGGCTGGCACTGGGCGCTCGCCGTGCTGGCGGTCGGGCCGCTCGCCGGCATCGTCGCGATGCGCCGCCTGCTCGCTGCACGGGCCGCCGGAAAAGTCCGCCTCCGGGTACAGGTGCCGTAGCGGTCCAGGGTGAAGCTTCGACGACGTCTTCTGCGGATAAAGCCCTAGGCGGGCTGACCTGTTCGCCGGCTGGACAAGACGGCAACCTCTTGGCGTAGGGACGCCGCTGGGAGAGACTCGTCCATCCAGACTCGGCACGAGGAGGGTGGCGCTGGCCACGGTGACCACATTGCGGTCCCGCACGCCGGCGAGCAAGATCCTGCCGCCGGCGCTGCCGGCCGCCTGGGTCGACCGGCCCGAGCTGCTGCGCCGCCTCGACGATGTCGGCGGCCGGCGCCTTGTGACCGTCGTCGCCGGGGCCGGCTTCGGCAAGTCGACCCTGCTGGCTGCCTGGGTGGCGCGTGTCCACGCGGCCTGGTACTCGCTGCAGCCGGAGGACGCCAGCCTGCCCAACTTTCTACGTGGGCTGGTTGACGCGCTGCGTCTGCGCCTGCCGAACCTCCCGGATGAGCTGGGCACGGCGCTGGCGAGCTCGCTCGGGCCCGACGCCGAGAAGCTGGCTCCTGCCGACGGCTTCGCGGCTGCGCTCGGCCAGGCCCTGGAGCTTCAGTTGAGCAGAGATCTGGTCCTGGTCCTCGACGACGTCCACGAGCTGCCTACCGGCGGGCCGTCCGCTCGGCTGGTCGAGGGGCTGGCCAGGCACGCGCCTGCCCGCTTCCACCTGGTGCTGTCGTCGAGGGCCGAGCCGCCGTTCCCGATCCAGCGACTGCGTGGCCGCGGCCAGGTGCTGGAGGTCGACGGCGGCCTGCTTGCGCTCGGCATGGAGGAGACCGGCGAGCTGCTGGCGGCCGCGCTCGGCCCGGATGGGCGCGAGCTGAGCGAGCCTGTGCACCGGATGACCGGCGGCTGGCCGGCGGCGATCTGCCTGGCGGTCGAGTCGCTGCGTCACCAGCGCCCACCGGAGCGGGCGGCCAGCCTGGCGGCTCTGCGCCGGCCCGGCGGACTGCTCTTTGGCTATCTGGCCGAGGAGGTGCTGGCGCGTGAGGACCCGGTCCTGCGGGAGCTGGTCCGCTGGGTTGCGCCGCTGCGCCGCTTCACCGCCGAGCTGTGCCGCGCCATCGGCGTGGACGCCGACGCCGGGATGCTCGCCCGGCTGGCCCGGCGCGGCCTGTTCGTGCAGCCCCGCTCCACCGTCGACGGCTGGTTCGTCCTCAACGACCTGGTCCGCGAGGTAGTGCTGGCCTCGATGCCGCTCGAGCCGGGCGAGTTGCGGGTGCTGCACC
The sequence above is drawn from the Actinomycetota bacterium genome and encodes:
- a CDS encoding CGNR zinc finger domain-containing protein, which encodes METSGYRIDGAGTAVALVNAVTTGGGLPDAGLAELLAAHRYLVARLSTAEAERLRDWARRLRPVFDGAEVVALLNRLLGEVPLQPHISDHGLGLHLHYGEPGAGLVDRVRANTAFGLALVVCEHGADRLGRCQATGCDRVYADVQRGPRRRYCSRVCQNRSSVAAFRARRAS
- a CDS encoding MFS transporter, with the translated sequence MFTATALLFMSTWFSATAVIPQVRAEWQLSAEAVAWLTIAVQWGFVTGALLSAAFTVADAIAPTRLIFLCSLGAAGANLLLLVTQGVGLGVTARFATGFFIAGVYPPALKLISTWYRQGRGAAVGLLVGALTVSQGVPHLVNGLGGLGWRLVIVTTSVLTVVGGVITLTVVAEGPFPFPAAVFDPRQVRAVLRDRGTRLAMIGYLCHMWELYAAWAWFLVFFTAALHRRGMDDPVLAAYVTFAVFAVGGFANWSGGALGDRIGRERTAMAMMAVSGTCAATIGLLMTAPLWLLIGVSLVWGYSVVGDSTQFSTLVTELADQSYVGTALTVQMALGFLLTGATIWLVPALEQAVGWHWALAVLAVGPLAGIVAMRRLLAARAAGKVRLRVQVP
- a CDS encoding tetratricopeptide repeat protein is translated as MALATVTTLRSRTPASKILPPALPAAWVDRPELLRRLDDVGGRRLVTVVAGAGFGKSTLLAAWVARVHAAWYSLQPEDASLPNFLRGLVDALRLRLPNLPDELGTALASSLGPDAEKLAPADGFAAALGQALELQLSRDLVLVLDDVHELPTGGPSARLVEGLARHAPARFHLVLSSRAEPPFPIQRLRGRGQVLEVDGGLLALGMEETGELLAAALGPDGRELSEPVHRMTGGWPAAICLAVESLRHQRPPERAASLAALRRPGGLLFGYLAEEVLAREDPVLRELVRWVAPLRRFTAELCRAIGVDADAGMLARLARRGLFVQPRSTVDGWFVLNDLVREVVLASMPLEPGELRVLHRRAAAWLATGGHLEEALASVVACDDPPATAAFLVEHGPAMLASGATDGVVAASAGLPVELRGAAVEQVEGEARQVKGDWHGALECFRRAAGEKRLLAPGLAWRTGLIHYMRSELDQALEAFRRARLDGALDADQALLLAWTATVHFLWNQVDACREAAERALAAATACGDDRALAAAHTAMAMLAALEGDRAANDAHYLRALQAAERAGDVLHLARIRANLGSRSTEEGFYREALVELEAAMRLAELSGYAAILALAQTNRGEAQLGLGRLDEAIAELEAAKVTYQRMGSHKVAYPLGDLGLVYRERGDLALAKAAYEEAVGFAEQSGDLQGLVPALAGLARVL